One segment of Candidatus Delongbacteria bacterium DNA contains the following:
- a CDS encoding type III pantothenate kinase — translation MPVGSLNAPGVRTAPGTRATSHGARRLLTVDIGNTHIVLGVFLDGRLSAHWRLASAHARTIDESWVMLSMLFQSAGLEARELDGVAIASVVPDLNFVWIKLAEYHLQLEPFVMRPGAPGTPEVRLPDPSTVGADRLCNAAAVWHLVRRAAIVVDFGTATTFDVIHSDGAFLGGLILPGPQTALRNLHQSAALLPKVALAFPPRVIGVTTEQAMQSGLLHGAVAQVEGLVERIRHELAESGVPGPVSVFSTGGFGRIMARHTPVIEEHLPYLVLCGLALCHARSTGGPELEPQEIRANRLPAPEAGVEE, via the coding sequence GTGCCGGTTGGAAGCTTGAACGCGCCCGGCGTGCGCACTGCGCCCGGGACGCGCGCCACCTCGCACGGGGCGCGCCGCCTGCTGACCGTGGACATCGGCAACACGCACATCGTGCTGGGCGTCTTCCTGGACGGCCGGCTGAGTGCCCACTGGCGCCTGGCCTCGGCCCACGCCCGGACCATCGACGAGAGCTGGGTCATGCTCAGCATGCTCTTCCAGTCGGCGGGGCTGGAGGCGCGCGAGCTCGACGGCGTGGCCATCGCCAGCGTGGTGCCGGACCTGAACTTCGTCTGGATCAAGCTGGCCGAGTACCACCTGCAACTGGAGCCCTTCGTGATGCGGCCCGGCGCGCCGGGCACGCCGGAAGTTCGGCTGCCCGATCCCTCCACCGTTGGCGCCGACCGGCTCTGCAACGCGGCCGCCGTCTGGCACCTGGTGCGCCGGGCGGCCATCGTAGTGGACTTCGGCACGGCCACGACCTTCGACGTGATCCACAGCGACGGCGCTTTCCTGGGCGGGCTGATCCTGCCCGGACCCCAGACGGCCCTGCGCAACCTGCACCAAAGCGCGGCCCTGCTGCCCAAGGTGGCCCTGGCCTTTCCGCCCCGCGTCATCGGCGTGACCACGGAGCAGGCCATGCAGAGCGGCCTGCTGCACGGCGCCGTGGCCCAGGTGGAGGGACTGGTGGAGCGCATCCGGCACGAGCTGGCCGAGTCCGGCGTGCCGGGCCCCGTGTCCGTGTTCTCCACGGGCGGTTTCGGGCGGATCATGGCCCGTCACACACCCGTGATTGAGGAGCACCTGCCCTACCTCGTGCTCTGCGGCCTGGCCCTCTGCCACGCCCGCTCCACGGGCGGGCCGGAGCTGGAACCCCAGGAGATCCGCGCCAACCGGCTGCCCGCGCCGGAGGCCGGCGTGGAGGAGTGA
- a CDS encoding biotin--[acetyl-CoA-carboxylase] ligase, whose amino-acid sequence MKLELVRERLALASGQPGWSLEGLKETDSTNRRLLEALGDGSERDRPWRVLCAETQTAGRGRQERVWHCAPGEGLLVSLRLDLDLARHALGLLGHWAAAALCRVLDERLAEAGQSARVFWKWPNDLWLEDGQGAGKLAGLLLQSRIQAGRAQVVLGIGLNTGQRDFPADLRQPARSLLQAGLATTREDLLADLLLELGRRGLPGLTERLPAELSTHDLFQSRPVWLRLEDSARRLRTTPLVDGRLLLEWEGGREQLAGGGLNVEQLTREGLWCRLEA is encoded by the coding sequence ATGAAGCTGGAGCTCGTGCGCGAACGGCTGGCCCTGGCCAGCGGACAGCCCGGCTGGAGTCTGGAGGGGCTTAAGGAGACGGATTCCACCAACCGGCGTCTGCTGGAGGCCCTGGGGGACGGCTCGGAGCGCGACCGGCCCTGGCGCGTGCTCTGCGCCGAGACCCAGACCGCGGGGCGCGGCCGCCAGGAGCGCGTCTGGCACTGCGCGCCGGGGGAAGGTCTGCTGGTCTCCCTGCGGCTGGACCTGGACCTGGCGCGGCACGCGCTGGGCCTGCTGGGCCACTGGGCGGCGGCGGCCCTCTGTCGCGTGCTGGACGAGCGGCTGGCGGAGGCCGGCCAGTCCGCCCGGGTGTTCTGGAAGTGGCCCAACGACCTGTGGCTGGAGGACGGGCAGGGCGCGGGCAAACTGGCGGGCCTGCTGTTGCAGTCGCGCATCCAGGCCGGCCGGGCCCAGGTGGTGCTGGGGATCGGGCTGAACACGGGGCAGCGGGACTTCCCCGCCGATCTGCGCCAACCCGCGCGCTCCCTTCTGCAGGCGGGACTGGCGACGACCCGCGAGGATCTGCTGGCGGACCTGCTGCTGGAGTTGGGACGGCGCGGCCTGCCAGGACTGACGGAGCGCCTGCCCGCCGAACTGTCGACCCACGATCTGTTCCAGTCCCGGCCCGTCTGGCTGCGGCTGGAGGACTCCGCGCGCCGCCTGCGCACCACGCCGCTGGTGGACGGCCGGCTGCTGCTGGAGTGGGAGGGCGGCCGCGAGCAGCTCGCCGGCGGCGGTCTCAACGTGGAACAGCTGACTCGGGAGGGCCTGTGGTGCCGGTTGGAAGCTTGA
- a CDS encoding SpoIIE family protein phosphatase has product MFLLELIRRVWRRLERGLALPLPWLLGLSLAWLVGALLLGPGLPSPGLQNLIFLPAQLGLGMAAWRLLRGPELDTGRGALLALPLLLALRVGLTLNLMRPALLWEGLVALLSFGVAGLALSRLVEELWEHRPWQRHRRERLGMYAALLLGLLGLLADVPLLVMPLLFRPVLRWLRRDNLRPALRWYTLALLVLLLWAWSQQFAHFLQHQDSDGVNIRLGGGALGSGRLLDALGPLHTLSLAWFSLQLPASFMVLVGRLIRQSRIRTKLAMNALFSSVLPLVLLTLLFGTLAVVVMGSYRARLVRAQFDERLESGRLVTAWFAQAFEDPLDREAQRRFEQQLRSMGEESHIGRGFFCLYWSMDTPGGSIMLGDSSNTEHWRRLVATWRMPSDFPLEDLRLPPDWRTGRTTGLIRAGDHLWQVALIEQNNLLSAGFFPLDQETLEQIGQTLGTGLRLVSVQGDDNLVRFGLSQIGLGSGGAASVLDQTPDYPGEDHSWADRLFQVGMARLTHAGFPLNTPDEELLVLVESLPGRILPAVFSDDRTVVFPYLILLLLQFLTLLPLLLTGIWIAWMLNWRITRSIGELKEGTDALSRGDLGVRLPEHTDDELGRLATSFNEMSLRIRENIQHLAAKERLDRELSIARTIQQGLLPSAPPKHARLDIASTCRMAQEVGGDYYDFRQTCHGELALALGDVSGKGVAAALVMSNLQASWRSLLDQGLEPGGLNARLNEQLAENTADDMYVTFVQGLFQPDQDRLRFRYSNAGHNPPLLLRGGKIRHLDSGGLALGMFSGADYQTEDLDLKPGDWLVFYTDGLTEALSIHEEEFGQSRLEQTLLAGRHGCARETLEHLLEEVGRFEHGAPRADDQTLLVLRVRQPGEEDAPAPDSVDGFGPAGPTA; this is encoded by the coding sequence ATGTTCCTGCTGGAGCTGATCCGCCGGGTCTGGCGCCGGCTGGAGCGGGGCCTGGCCCTGCCCCTGCCCTGGCTGCTGGGCCTCTCCCTGGCCTGGCTGGTCGGCGCTCTGCTGCTCGGCCCGGGGCTGCCCAGCCCCGGACTGCAGAACCTGATCTTCCTGCCGGCCCAGCTGGGGCTGGGCATGGCGGCCTGGCGCCTGCTGCGCGGACCGGAGTTGGACACGGGACGCGGCGCCCTGCTGGCCCTGCCCCTCCTCTTGGCCCTGCGCGTGGGGCTGACCCTCAATCTGATGCGGCCCGCGCTGCTCTGGGAGGGGCTGGTGGCCCTGCTCAGTTTCGGGGTGGCGGGCCTGGCCCTGTCCCGGCTGGTGGAGGAGCTGTGGGAGCACCGCCCGTGGCAGCGCCACCGCCGCGAGCGGCTGGGCATGTACGCGGCGCTGCTGCTGGGACTGCTGGGCCTGCTGGCGGACGTGCCTCTGCTGGTGATGCCCCTGTTGTTCCGGCCCGTGCTGCGCTGGCTGCGCCGGGACAACCTGCGGCCCGCCCTGCGCTGGTACACGCTGGCCCTGCTGGTGCTGCTGCTCTGGGCCTGGAGCCAGCAGTTCGCGCACTTCCTCCAGCACCAGGACTCGGACGGCGTGAACATCCGGCTGGGCGGCGGCGCGCTGGGCAGCGGCCGCCTGCTGGACGCGCTGGGTCCCCTGCACACCCTCAGCCTGGCCTGGTTCTCGCTGCAGCTGCCCGCCTCCTTCATGGTGCTGGTGGGGCGTCTGATCCGCCAATCGCGCATCCGCACCAAGCTGGCCATGAACGCGCTGTTCTCCAGCGTGCTGCCGCTGGTGCTGCTCACCCTGCTCTTCGGCACCCTGGCCGTGGTGGTGATGGGCAGCTACCGGGCCCGGCTGGTGCGCGCCCAGTTCGACGAGCGGTTGGAGAGCGGGCGGTTGGTGACGGCCTGGTTCGCCCAGGCCTTCGAGGATCCGCTGGACCGCGAAGCCCAGCGCCGCTTCGAGCAGCAGCTGCGCAGCATGGGCGAGGAGTCGCACATCGGTCGCGGCTTCTTCTGCCTCTACTGGTCGATGGACACCCCGGGCGGGAGCATCATGCTCGGCGACAGCAGCAACACCGAGCACTGGCGCCGGCTGGTGGCCACCTGGCGCATGCCCAGCGACTTCCCGCTGGAGGACCTGCGCCTGCCGCCGGACTGGCGCACGGGCCGCACCACGGGCCTGATCCGGGCGGGCGACCACCTCTGGCAGGTGGCGCTGATCGAGCAGAACAACCTGCTCTCCGCCGGCTTCTTCCCGCTGGATCAGGAGACCCTGGAGCAGATTGGCCAGACCCTGGGCACGGGCCTGCGGCTGGTGTCCGTGCAGGGGGACGACAACCTGGTGCGCTTCGGCCTCAGCCAGATCGGACTGGGCTCCGGCGGCGCGGCCAGCGTGCTGGACCAGACCCCGGACTATCCCGGCGAGGACCACTCCTGGGCGGACCGGCTCTTCCAGGTCGGGATGGCCCGGCTCACCCACGCGGGCTTCCCGCTCAACACGCCGGACGAGGAACTGCTGGTGCTGGTGGAGTCCCTGCCCGGCCGCATCCTGCCCGCCGTGTTCAGCGACGACCGGACGGTGGTCTTCCCCTACCTGATCCTGCTGCTGCTGCAGTTCCTCACCCTGCTGCCCCTGCTCCTGACCGGCATCTGGATCGCCTGGATGCTCAACTGGCGGATCACGCGCTCCATCGGCGAACTCAAGGAGGGCACCGACGCCCTCTCCCGGGGCGACTTGGGCGTGCGGCTGCCCGAGCACACGGACGACGAGCTGGGCCGGCTGGCCACTTCGTTCAACGAGATGAGCCTGCGCATCCGCGAGAACATCCAGCACCTGGCGGCCAAAGAGCGCCTGGATCGCGAGCTGAGCATCGCGCGCACCATCCAGCAGGGCCTCTTGCCCAGCGCGCCGCCCAAGCACGCGCGGCTGGACATCGCCAGCACGTGCCGGATGGCCCAGGAAGTGGGCGGCGACTACTACGACTTCCGCCAGACCTGCCACGGCGAGCTGGCCCTGGCCCTGGGGGACGTCTCGGGCAAGGGCGTGGCCGCGGCCCTGGTAATGAGCAACCTGCAGGCCTCGTGGCGCAGCCTGCTGGACCAGGGACTGGAGCCCGGCGGCCTCAACGCCCGGCTCAACGAGCAGCTGGCCGAGAACACGGCGGACGACATGTACGTCACCTTCGTCCAGGGCCTGTTCCAGCCCGATCAGGACCGGCTGCGCTTTCGCTACTCCAACGCCGGGCACAACCCGCCGTTGCTGCTGCGCGGAGGCAAGATCCGGCACCTGGATTCCGGCGGCCTGGCCCTGGGCATGTTCAGCGGGGCCGACTACCAGACCGAGGATCTGGACTTGAAGCCCGGGGACTGGCTGGTCTTCTACACCGACGGACTGACCGAGGCCCTGAGCATCCACGAGGAGGAGTTCGGCCAGAGCCGCCTGGAGCAGACCCTGCTGGCCGGCCGCCACGGCTGCGCGCGCGAGACCCTCGAGCATCTGCTGGAGGAGGTGGGCCGCTTCGAGCACGGCGCGCCCCGGGCCGACGACCAGACTCTGCTGGTGCTGCGCGTGCGTCAGCCGGGCGAGGAGGATGCCCCGGCGCCCGACTCCGTCGACGGGTTCGGCCCGGCGGGGCCGACGGCATGA
- a CDS encoding phosphatidate cytidylyltransferase, translated as MALSELQTRVLTALAGIPVLLAVFWLGGPVLSCAVLVICLLAFRELNSLYQAKGVGHSWWLVLAYVVLAPLTAGLPHSVDRHLTRGGVDFLHFWGGLTFIWLLILLLREMFSRREEVLASIGASVLIGLLSTLPFVPLVALDRQLSPGTRSAVMLGLLLCTWATDTFAYFGGRLFGRHKLFERASPKKTVEGFLCGLAGSLAVGAGSGLLCPQGRLGQGLLIGALVGLLGPAGDLLESRLKRDAGVKDSARMLPGHGGVLDRFDTWIFAAPALYLVAWLGWLR; from the coding sequence ATGGCACTCTCCGAACTGCAGACCCGCGTCCTCACCGCGCTGGCGGGGATCCCCGTGTTGCTGGCCGTCTTCTGGCTGGGCGGCCCCGTGCTCTCCTGCGCCGTGCTGGTGATCTGCCTGCTGGCCTTCCGGGAACTCAATTCCCTCTACCAGGCCAAGGGTGTGGGGCACAGCTGGTGGCTGGTGCTGGCCTATGTGGTGCTGGCCCCCCTGACGGCCGGCCTGCCGCACTCGGTGGATCGGCATCTGACCCGGGGCGGCGTGGATTTCCTCCACTTCTGGGGTGGCCTGACCTTCATCTGGCTGCTGATCCTCCTCCTGCGCGAGATGTTCTCCCGCCGGGAGGAGGTGCTGGCGAGCATCGGCGCCTCCGTGCTGATCGGCCTGCTCAGCACGTTGCCCTTCGTCCCGCTGGTGGCCCTGGACCGCCAACTCTCGCCCGGGACGCGTTCCGCCGTGATGCTCGGGTTGCTGCTCTGCACCTGGGCCACCGACACATTTGCCTATTTCGGCGGCCGGCTCTTCGGCCGCCACAAGCTCTTCGAGCGCGCCTCGCCCAAGAAGACCGTGGAGGGCTTCCTCTGCGGGCTGGCGGGTTCGTTGGCCGTAGGCGCGGGCAGCGGCCTGCTTTGTCCCCAGGGCCGGCTGGGCCAGGGCCTGCTCATCGGCGCGCTGGTGGGCCTGCTGGGGCCGGCGGGCGACCTGCTGGAGTCGCGGCTCAAGCGCGACGCCGGCGTCAAGGACAGCGCGCGCATGCTGCCCGGGCACGGCGGGGTCCTGGACCGCTTCGACACCTGGATTTTCGCCGCGCCCGCGCTCTACCTGGTGGCCTGGTTGGGATGGCTGCGGTGA
- a CDS encoding DHH family phosphoesterase, translating to MTPVRECSRKLQDLKAALGSARRVLILTHDNPDPDCVASAMAFKLIFEHMDREAVVGSGGELGRSENRTLQQILSLGIRPLHELTLAEFDFFLFVDTQPGSGNNSAQLPLNARYGIVDHHILGEAWPHAPVFLDLRENYGATATLAYEYLQARNVKVDVPLATALYYAIRTETSDMGRGASKADRAAYLKLHPKIDWDLLHRIVNSRLPLDYFIMMKEAVERAQRFGHAVVVDLGPTRHPDFVAELADSFRRLEEIHWVLVWGWRADRVVFSIRNNLHEPHVGRLARELVKDCGSAGGHRHMAGGQVPAAAGGLDQARLLFRRAIVPAFLRAVGESAQDGIFLTQEAEGR from the coding sequence ATGACCCCCGTCCGCGAGTGCTCCCGCAAATTGCAGGATCTCAAAGCCGCCCTCGGGTCCGCGCGTCGGGTGCTGATTCTCACCCACGACAATCCGGATCCCGACTGCGTGGCCAGTGCTATGGCCTTCAAGCTGATCTTCGAACACATGGACCGCGAGGCGGTGGTGGGTTCGGGAGGCGAGTTGGGGCGCAGCGAGAACCGCACGCTGCAGCAGATCCTCTCCCTGGGCATCCGGCCGCTGCACGAGCTGACCCTGGCCGAATTCGACTTCTTCCTGTTCGTGGACACCCAGCCGGGCAGCGGCAACAACTCGGCCCAGCTGCCCCTGAATGCGCGCTACGGCATCGTGGACCACCACATCCTGGGGGAGGCCTGGCCCCACGCGCCAGTCTTCCTGGACCTGCGCGAGAACTACGGCGCCACGGCCACCCTGGCCTACGAATACCTCCAGGCGCGCAACGTCAAGGTGGACGTGCCGCTGGCCACGGCCCTCTACTACGCCATCCGCACCGAGACCAGCGACATGGGGCGCGGGGCCAGCAAGGCCGACCGGGCCGCCTACCTCAAGCTGCACCCCAAGATCGACTGGGACCTGCTGCACCGGATCGTCAACAGCCGCCTGCCGCTGGACTACTTCATCATGATGAAGGAGGCCGTCGAGCGCGCCCAGCGCTTCGGCCACGCCGTTGTGGTGGACCTGGGTCCCACCCGCCACCCGGATTTCGTGGCCGAGCTGGCGGACAGTTTCCGCCGGCTGGAGGAAATCCATTGGGTGCTGGTTTGGGGCTGGCGCGCGGACCGGGTGGTCTTTTCCATCCGCAACAACCTGCACGAACCCCACGTGGGCCGGCTGGCCCGGGAACTGGTCAAGGACTGTGGCAGCGCCGGCGGACACCGGCACATGGCGGGCGGACAGGTGCCCGCCGCAGCAGGAGGACTGGATCAAGCCCGATTGCTCTTCCGCCGGGCCATCGTGCCCGCCTTTTTGCGTGCCGTGGGCGAATCCGCCCAGGACGGCATTTTCCTGACTCAGGAAGCGGAGGGACGATGA
- a CDS encoding N-acetylmuramoyl-L-alanine amidase — translation MTLPAASVALRRGTAFRLTFWWRRWLLVLVLGLAAGRPATTEAAPLPLPDGGLLTHPRPEGDAPLPVLAESRDVFVNGHLGRATRIRCQGRELRMTADRRFADRVPWPAGRRLEFTLEGPGGPWNWSLELAAPVAAPPPAGPPPPAVPARADSLAPKGETPDSPGWLAPIRVRLDGSPLSTTPGGSYWIFPQAGTEWVADRREAGWLRLPLRPNLAAWVPEERVRRLGLAPAQPEPRLLGPAVTGGRLPDGDLELRLALSGGGPPLWREESGPAGEDWRLILSGTRGRLDWVELDPAGALRQLDWEVLPGDELLLRASLVPGAFQGHSLFWEPGVLRLVFHRRTAGLKGARIVLDPGHGGRESGCIGASGTQEKDLTLLLARELRRELEKAGAHVELTRDSDSTLSLGARVARTRELRADFLLSLHYNSVGEGESPWKADGYMVFSWSPWSADAAALLHGELRRRLPLRDKGLHWRSLGVCRHQGCPALLLEVGSLAHPDEESRLLDPAFRHRQVKAIRRGLEAWFRAGGTPPAPRSVWSGAR, via the coding sequence ATGACCCTGCCTGCTGCCTCCGTCGCGCTTCGCCGCGGCACCGCGTTCCGGCTGACGTTCTGGTGGCGCCGCTGGCTGCTGGTCCTGGTGCTGGGGCTGGCCGCGGGCCGGCCGGCCACGACGGAAGCCGCGCCGCTGCCCCTGCCCGACGGCGGCCTGCTGACCCATCCGCGGCCCGAGGGCGACGCGCCCCTGCCCGTTCTGGCGGAGAGTCGTGACGTCTTCGTCAACGGCCACCTGGGCCGGGCCACGCGCATCCGCTGCCAGGGTCGCGAGCTGCGCATGACGGCCGACCGCCGCTTCGCCGACCGCGTGCCCTGGCCGGCCGGGCGCCGGCTGGAGTTCACGCTGGAGGGTCCGGGCGGCCCCTGGAACTGGAGTCTGGAGCTGGCCGCACCCGTCGCCGCGCCACCCCCGGCTGGCCCGCCGCCGCCGGCCGTGCCGGCCCGGGCGGATTCCCTCGCGCCAAAGGGCGAAACACCTGATTCCCCGGGCTGGCTGGCCCCCATCCGCGTGCGACTGGACGGCAGCCCGCTCTCCACGACGCCTGGCGGCAGCTACTGGATTTTTCCCCAGGCCGGCACGGAGTGGGTGGCCGACCGGCGCGAGGCCGGCTGGCTTCGGCTGCCCCTGCGCCCCAACCTGGCGGCCTGGGTGCCTGAGGAACGCGTCCGGCGGCTGGGTCTGGCGCCCGCGCAGCCCGAGCCGCGCCTGCTGGGTCCGGCCGTGACGGGCGGACGGCTGCCCGACGGCGACCTGGAACTGCGGCTGGCGCTCAGCGGGGGGGGTCCGCCCCTCTGGCGCGAAGAGAGCGGACCGGCGGGCGAGGACTGGCGCCTGATCCTCTCCGGCACCCGTGGCCGGCTGGACTGGGTGGAACTGGATCCGGCGGGCGCATTGCGCCAACTGGATTGGGAGGTGCTGCCCGGCGACGAGCTGCTGCTGCGGGCCAGCCTGGTCCCCGGCGCTTTCCAGGGCCACTCGCTCTTCTGGGAGCCGGGGGTCCTGCGGCTGGTTTTCCACCGTCGCACCGCCGGGTTGAAGGGCGCGCGTATCGTGCTGGACCCCGGCCACGGCGGCCGCGAGAGCGGCTGCATCGGGGCCAGCGGCACGCAGGAGAAGGACCTGACCCTGCTCCTGGCCCGGGAACTGCGGCGCGAGCTGGAAAAGGCCGGCGCCCACGTGGAGCTGACCCGCGACTCCGACAGCACGCTCAGCCTGGGGGCCCGCGTGGCCCGCACGCGCGAGCTGCGCGCCGACTTCCTGCTCTCGCTGCACTACAACAGCGTGGGGGAGGGCGAGAGTCCCTGGAAGGCCGACGGCTACATGGTCTTCTCCTGGAGTCCCTGGTCCGCCGACGCCGCCGCCCTGCTGCACGGGGAACTGCGCCGGCGTCTGCCGCTGCGCGACAAGGGCCTGCACTGGCGCAGCCTGGGCGTCTGTCGCCACCAGGGCTGTCCGGCCCTGCTGCTGGAAGTGGGCAGCCTGGCCCACCCCGACGAGGAGAGCCGCCTGCTGGACCCGGCCTTCCGCCACCGTCAGGTCAAGGCCATCCGCCGCGGCCTGGAGGCCTGGTTCCGGGCGGGGGGCACGCCGCCCGCGCCGCGCAGCGTCTGGTCGGGCGCTCGCTGA